The bacterium BMS3Abin02 genome contains the following window.
CGGCGAACGGCGCCGATTGGTCCAGTACCAGTGGGGCGGCGGCACGCCCACCTACTACACGCCCGAGGACCTCGAGCGGCTGCACCGGGGCCTCCTCGATCGGTTCGAGCTGGATCCGGCGGCGGAGGTGGCTCTGGAGGTCGACCCGAGGGTGACGTCGAGAGCGCATCTGGAAGTCCTGCGCGGCCTCGGCTTCAACCGGATCTCGCTTGGTGTCCAGGACCTCGACCCGCGGGTGCAGGACATGATCGGGCGTCACCAGACGTGGGAGCAGACGCAAAGCCTCCATGTGTCGGCGCGGGAACTCGGGTACGAGTCCATCAACATAGACCTCATCTACGGTCTGCCCGGCCAGACGGAGGCGACCTACTCCGAGACCTTGGAGAGGGTCCTCGAACTGCGGCCCGACCGGCTCGCCGTGTACTCGTTCGCGTACGTCCCGTGGGTGAGGCCGAACCAGAAACGGATCGACCCCGCATCACTTCCCGACAGGGACCTCAAGTTTGCGTTGCTGTCCCTGGTCTCGGATCGCCTGGTCGGTGGCGGCTATCAGGCCATCGGCATGGACCACTTCGCGTTGCCCGACGACGAGCTGGCCGTGGCGCAGCGAGAAGGGACACTGTCGCGCAACTTCATGGGGTACACGACCAAACGTGGCACCGAGATGGTGGCGCTCGGCTCCTCGGGGATCTCCGACGTCGCCGGAGCGTACGCGCAGAATCACAAGCGGCTCGCCTCCTACTACGAGGCGATCGACAACGGTGTGCTCCCGATCGAGCGAGGTACCGTCCTGACCGAGGACGATCGAATCCGTCGCCACGTGATCACGGAGCTGATGTGCAACTACGTCATCCGGGCCGACGACGTCGAACAGCGATTCGACATCGACTTCGAAACCTATTTCGCATCCGAGCTCGCCGCCCTCGCGGCTCGGGACGGGCTCGTCGACCAGGGGATGGTGACTCTTTCGGCGGCAGGCGTGCGGGCCACCGAACTCGGATCCGTGTTCATTCGCAACGTGG
Protein-coding sequences here:
- the hemN_2 gene encoding oxygen-independent coproporphyrinogen-III oxidase, with protein sequence MSVSLTPDLLARYDKPGPRYTSYPTAVEFSTDFGAAEYGAHLEAAARDTTGPLSLYVHLPFCEARCSFCGCHVVVARRKSVADAYLGRVLDEAGVVAERLGERRRLVQYQWGGGTPTYYTPEDLERLHRGLLDRFELDPAAEVALEVDPRVTSRAHLEVLRGLGFNRISLGVQDLDPRVQDMIGRHQTWEQTQSLHVSARELGYESINIDLIYGLPGQTEATYSETLERVLELRPDRLAVYSFAYVPWVRPNQKRIDPASLPDRDLKFALLSLVSDRLVGGGYQAIGMDHFALPDDELAVAQREGTLSRNFMGYTTKRGTEMVALGSSGISDVAGAYAQNHKRLASYYEAIDNGVLPIERGTVLTEDDRIRRHVITELMCNYVIRADDVEQRFDIDFETYFASELAALAARDGLVDQGMVTLSAAGVRATELGSVFIRNVAMTFDAYLDESSERPVFSRTV